A window of Leptospira hartskeerlii contains these coding sequences:
- a CDS encoding LIC11755 family lipoprotein: MRTILYTFGLIIFFILGSCKQDSSSQYLWEESSKSVQFNYDPLHAENSRLISDLVQEMGRTCFVSGEDPNFKIRICVSDNGISEYAKIFAAWKEGALVSEFVYSLSDDSEYKIGTYPFLEIKKKVEVSKFALVGDKKLKSIDAENSLWSRNNFNLKNHFKTFSIFFLSNGISILVLPPLGESEVYLALSVKSPNLEKEIQNLILAKNRIGLDTCSSSIPIITEIFGDTNSNLGRWIEIYNPNSFPVCEEGLQFTLLGNKISIPKTTGFISPYETRIYAEESTSLENISLSGIKWGDLKKPGKILLSREDHSVEFNLPGSGYLFGETYYSWKGNSFSHCETTSKFCMDPGENQTSKVENESACDPNDFELEELNPSGLSHKGVLQEDWKYLDLIYKGTKVCDPSFLKIGWGKNLFPIRISKRISAGEILSIGNLPFLLGNPSYSFSIFKTVTASDIVSLSNSSGMEKILWDGIFRTSKGIPTRIVLQKTNGEIISICFENGRAFLHPSLIADLDSNTGSESPFSQSAIALENSRSSAGKKFCSKQETTGKIQFSEVSWMGSYQGADPISKDRFLEFVSTTENSPDSAFLEIMQSNGSLISILLPISKKGPTLISSGRSTCFPQTEFWKDTSFSLPASGSNILKIYDPYTGEVWDEFVYNSSGPGINDTKNKIRKSAYSKTEYGVRVWSANSYLGRPYRDPNCTFTEASPGISE; encoded by the coding sequence ATGCGAACAATACTATATACCTTTGGCTTAATCATCTTTTTCATTTTGGGTTCTTGCAAACAAGACTCCAGTTCCCAATATCTCTGGGAAGAATCTTCAAAGTCTGTCCAATTCAATTACGATCCACTCCATGCGGAAAATTCAAGACTCATTTCCGATCTGGTGCAAGAGATGGGTCGAACTTGTTTTGTCTCCGGCGAAGATCCTAATTTTAAGATCCGGATCTGCGTTAGCGACAATGGAATTTCAGAATATGCAAAAATTTTTGCCGCCTGGAAAGAAGGGGCATTAGTCTCTGAATTTGTTTATAGTCTTTCCGATGATTCTGAATATAAAATCGGAACATACCCTTTCTTAGAAATTAAGAAGAAAGTCGAAGTTTCCAAATTTGCACTTGTTGGAGATAAAAAGCTAAAATCGATAGATGCAGAAAATTCTCTTTGGAGTCGGAACAATTTTAATCTCAAAAATCATTTTAAAACTTTTAGTATATTCTTTCTTTCTAATGGGATTTCAATTTTGGTTCTTCCTCCTTTAGGAGAATCGGAGGTTTATCTTGCGTTGTCTGTTAAATCACCGAATTTGGAAAAAGAGATCCAAAATCTGATCCTGGCTAAAAACCGAATTGGGTTAGATACTTGTAGTTCTTCCATTCCGATCATCACAGAGATTTTCGGAGACACAAATTCGAATCTAGGAAGGTGGATAGAGATCTATAATCCAAATTCTTTCCCGGTATGCGAAGAAGGTTTGCAATTTACTCTATTAGGAAACAAGATCTCGATTCCCAAAACGACAGGTTTCATTTCTCCTTACGAAACTCGGATCTATGCGGAAGAGTCTACTTCCTTAGAGAATATTTCTCTTTCAGGCATCAAATGGGGAGATCTAAAGAAGCCTGGCAAAATTTTGCTGAGTAGAGAAGATCATTCCGTAGAATTTAATCTTCCAGGGAGCGGATATTTATTCGGAGAAACTTACTATTCTTGGAAGGGAAATTCTTTCTCTCATTGTGAAACTACTTCTAAATTCTGCATGGATCCGGGAGAGAATCAAACCTCTAAGGTTGAGAACGAATCTGCCTGTGATCCAAATGATTTCGAATTAGAAGAATTGAATCCGAGTGGGTTATCGCATAAGGGAGTTCTGCAGGAAGATTGGAAATATTTAGATCTGATCTATAAAGGAACTAAAGTTTGTGATCCTTCTTTTTTAAAAATCGGCTGGGGAAAGAATCTTTTTCCGATCCGGATCTCTAAAAGAATTTCGGCTGGAGAAATACTGAGCATTGGAAATCTACCGTTTCTATTAGGAAATCCCTCTTATTCTTTTTCGATCTTTAAGACTGTTACAGCGAGCGATATTGTTTCTCTATCGAATTCTTCTGGAATGGAGAAGATTCTCTGGGATGGGATCTTTAGGACTTCAAAGGGAATTCCGACTCGGATCGTACTCCAAAAAACGAATGGTGAGATTATAAGCATTTGTTTTGAGAATGGCCGGGCATTTCTTCATCCGAGCTTGATTGCCGATTTAGATTCAAATACTGGATCAGAGTCACCTTTTTCACAATCTGCAATTGCTTTAGAAAACTCCAGGTCGTCTGCCGGGAAAAAGTTTTGTTCTAAGCAAGAGACAACGGGAAAAATCCAATTTTCGGAAGTTTCTTGGATGGGTTCTTACCAAGGTGCGGACCCGATTTCGAAAGATAGATTTTTGGAATTTGTATCTACTACCGAAAACTCTCCCGACTCCGCATTTTTAGAAATAATGCAGAGTAACGGTTCTCTAATTTCTATTCTTCTACCTATATCTAAAAAAGGTCCGACTTTAATTTCTTCCGGAAGATCTACTTGTTTTCCGCAAACTGAGTTTTGGAAGGATACAAGTTTCAGTTTACCTGCTTCCGGATCTAATATTCTCAAAATTTATGATCCTTATACTGGAGAAGTTTGGGACGAGTTTGTTTATAATTCTTCCGGTCCTGGCATAAACGATACCAAAAATAAAATTCGAAAATCCGCATATTCTAAAACGGAATATGGTGTAAGGGTTTGGTCTGCAAATTCGTATTTAGGTAGGCCTTATCGAGATCCTAACTGTACGTTTACGGAAGCTAGTCCTGGGATTTCGGAATAA
- the uvrC gene encoding excinuclease ABC subunit UvrC, with protein sequence MPEVVNHTLIVEKLKNLTGAPGCYLWKNSEGEVIYVGKAKNLDKRIRNYLKEKQTDLKTRYLQREIFDLDWFATSTEKEALILEATLIKKHNPRYNVRLKDDKKYPYICVSLSEPYPMVFITRKIKDNGDRYFGPFTDVRTTREILDVILRIFPIRKVRQKLPLPKPKRPCLNFQMGRCLGPCQGTVPKEEYAVIVNQIIQFLEGKKEILANELTKRMDEYSGKLEFEIAARYRDMLGRLQIFRQKQTVVSMDGGDEDVIAFARKEDEGQVVLMEVRGGLLDNKKSFPLQGVQNSTEEEILSSFFRDYYMGAGMIPASIVVPFGLKEEGETVLDFLQEKTGFRPKLRFPKAGEKKSLLKIAEKNAELGLTERLLATHYKDQTVALKEIQEMFQLKEPPHIIECYDISHFQGSFPVASGVMFVEGKPFKQGYRKYNIRGYEGINDPGMMHEVISRRLQRIINEDGVMPDLIVIDGGPTQLGKACEAAVEAGAANLPMVGLAKKREEIYFPGESSPYSFDMNSPGMRLLRHLRDEAHRFGVEHHRSRRNREALTGLIREVPDIGLKRSKLLLKSFSGQKKIEEANIAELMKVPGIGEALAEKIYNYFHSANSAAPGGITVPDNSDNNS encoded by the coding sequence ATGCCGGAAGTAGTCAATCATACTCTGATTGTAGAAAAACTCAAAAACCTGACTGGAGCTCCTGGGTGTTATCTCTGGAAGAATTCGGAAGGAGAAGTGATCTACGTAGGCAAGGCTAAAAATCTAGATAAGAGGATCCGTAACTATTTAAAAGAAAAACAAACGGATCTAAAAACCAGATACCTGCAGAGAGAAATTTTCGATCTGGATTGGTTTGCAACTTCCACAGAAAAGGAAGCTTTAATTTTAGAAGCTACCCTGATCAAAAAACATAATCCCCGATATAATGTTCGTTTAAAGGATGATAAAAAATATCCATATATCTGCGTTTCACTTTCGGAACCTTATCCAATGGTATTTATCACGCGCAAAATAAAGGATAATGGAGATAGATACTTCGGTCCTTTTACGGACGTAAGGACCACTCGGGAAATTTTAGATGTGATCCTGAGAATTTTTCCCATCCGAAAAGTTAGACAAAAACTTCCACTTCCTAAACCGAAACGTCCTTGTTTGAATTTCCAAATGGGAAGATGTTTGGGCCCTTGCCAGGGGACAGTTCCAAAAGAAGAATATGCAGTCATCGTAAATCAGATCATACAATTTTTAGAAGGTAAAAAAGAGATCCTGGCAAACGAACTTACAAAACGTATGGATGAATATTCAGGAAAACTGGAATTCGAAATTGCTGCTCGTTACAGAGACATGCTGGGAAGATTACAAATCTTCAGACAAAAACAAACCGTTGTGAGTATGGACGGCGGTGACGAAGATGTGATTGCATTCGCACGTAAAGAAGATGAAGGACAGGTCGTCCTTATGGAAGTTCGAGGTGGGCTCTTAGATAATAAAAAATCTTTTCCTTTGCAAGGTGTGCAGAATTCCACGGAAGAAGAAATATTATCATCCTTCTTCCGAGATTATTATATGGGAGCAGGAATGATCCCTGCAAGTATAGTCGTTCCTTTCGGTCTAAAAGAAGAAGGGGAGACTGTGTTAGACTTCCTACAGGAAAAAACAGGGTTTAGACCTAAATTAAGATTTCCTAAAGCAGGAGAGAAAAAGTCCCTATTAAAGATCGCCGAAAAGAATGCGGAACTTGGGCTTACGGAAAGACTTCTCGCCACTCACTATAAGGACCAAACCGTAGCCTTAAAAGAGATCCAGGAAATGTTCCAACTCAAGGAACCTCCTCATATTATAGAATGTTATGATATTTCCCATTTCCAAGGATCATTTCCCGTTGCAAGTGGAGTGATGTTCGTAGAAGGAAAACCGTTCAAACAGGGTTATAGAAAGTATAATATCCGAGGTTACGAAGGTATCAATGATCCTGGAATGATGCATGAAGTGATTTCCAGAAGACTGCAAAGAATTATCAATGAAGACGGTGTAATGCCTGATCTGATCGTAATTGATGGAGGTCCTACACAACTTGGAAAAGCATGCGAGGCCGCGGTAGAAGCCGGTGCCGCAAATCTTCCGATGGTAGGTCTCGCTAAAAAAAGAGAAGAGATCTATTTCCCCGGAGAAAGTTCTCCTTATAGTTTCGATATGAATTCACCCGGGATGAGATTACTTCGCCATCTCAGGGATGAGGCACATAGATTTGGAGTGGAACACCATCGTTCTCGTAGAAATAGAGAAGCATTGACTGGTCTAATTCGTGAAGTTCCGGATATAGGATTAAAAAGAAGTAAACTTCTACTAAAATCATTCTCAGGTCAGAAAAAAATAGAAGAAGCAAATATAGCGGAATTAATGAAAGTCCCTGGTATCGGCGAGGCGCTCGCGGAAAAAATTTATAATTATTTTCATTCTGCAAACTCCGCAGCTCCCGGCGGAATCACCGTTCCGGATAATTCCGACAATAATTCCTAA
- a CDS encoding peptide chain release factor family protein: protein MTAQFPVSPEKANLLLARMRKLGIKESDLEETFVRSGGKGGQNVNKVSTAVRLLYKKTGLEIKCSIHRTQGLNRYKARILLCDKIEAEILEASKVEDPKLTKIRKAKADKARKAKRKAASKTLAGLKRKTSPENDWGEEY, encoded by the coding sequence ATGACCGCTCAATTTCCTGTCTCTCCTGAAAAAGCAAACCTTCTTCTTGCCAGAATGCGAAAACTTGGCATCAAAGAATCCGATCTGGAAGAAACTTTTGTAAGAAGTGGCGGCAAGGGTGGGCAGAACGTAAACAAGGTTTCGACTGCCGTCCGACTACTTTATAAAAAGACAGGTCTCGAAATTAAATGTTCCATCCATCGTACCCAAGGTTTAAACAGATATAAGGCGAGAATTCTTCTATGTGATAAAATAGAAGCCGAAATTTTAGAAGCTTCCAAAGTAGAAGATCCTAAACTTACAAAGATCAGAAAGGCCAAAGCGGATAAGGCGAGAAAAGCCAAAAGAAAGGCCGCTTCCAAGACTTTGGCAGGTCTAAAAAGAAAAACCTCTCCTGAAAACGATTGGGGTGAAGAATATTAA
- a CDS encoding acyl-CoA thioesterase has translation MSVEVFLDEKIQGMELSTQHIVMSRDLNQHGFLFGGQMLAWIDEGCAMFVIEKIGYSNLVTVTMDNVIFKSPGLLGEIIQIFSKIEKVGKSSITIRSAAIAKSQKKKEIREIIDCRVTYVCLDDSGKPFPYFSQFDPEEFLKK, from the coding sequence ATGAGCGTAGAAGTCTTTTTAGATGAAAAAATCCAGGGAATGGAATTAAGCACTCAACATATAGTCATGTCCAGGGACTTAAACCAACACGGTTTCCTTTTCGGAGGACAAATGCTTGCTTGGATCGACGAAGGTTGTGCGATGTTCGTAATCGAAAAAATAGGATATTCAAATCTTGTGACGGTGACTATGGATAACGTGATCTTTAAAAGCCCGGGATTACTCGGCGAGATCATTCAGATTTTTTCTAAAATAGAAAAAGTGGGAAAAAGTTCCATCACCATCCGAAGTGCAGCAATCGCAAAAAGTCAGAAGAAAAAAGAAATAAGGGAGATCATAGATTGTAGGGTAACCTACGTCTGTTTGGACGATTCCGGAAAACCATTCCCTTATTTCAGTCAATTCGATCCGGAAGAATTTTTAAAAAAATAA
- a CDS encoding endonuclease III domain-containing protein produces MPRKSTSESKKRQSSPSFSPTQVYVSRIYFLLRKEFGDVNSPLQYSKDYEFAISVILSAQCTDERVNQVSPLLFAEFPTLESLASAPLKKIEKIIYPTGFYRNKAKSVSGFANLLLNEYDGKLPKSIQELIKLPGIGRKTANVVLNEIHHISEGFVVDTHVKRVSKKLGLTKQTDPVKVEKDLMQNVQSEYWMDLSLYFIFLGRKYCKAHKTFCETCILRKECPSSTSPID; encoded by the coding sequence TTGCCCCGAAAAAGTACGTCGGAATCCAAAAAAAGGCAATCTAGTCCTTCTTTTTCCCCGACCCAGGTATATGTTTCTCGAATTTACTTCCTACTCAGGAAGGAATTCGGGGACGTAAATTCTCCTCTCCAATATTCCAAAGACTACGAATTCGCGATCTCGGTAATTCTTTCCGCTCAATGTACGGACGAAAGGGTTAACCAAGTTAGTCCTCTTCTTTTCGCAGAATTTCCTACATTGGAATCTCTTGCTTCTGCTCCTTTGAAGAAGATAGAAAAGATCATTTATCCTACAGGTTTTTATCGGAATAAGGCGAAGTCGGTTTCCGGTTTTGCGAATCTTCTTCTAAATGAATATGACGGCAAATTGCCAAAGAGTATTCAGGAACTGATCAAACTTCCGGGTATAGGAAGAAAAACAGCAAACGTAGTATTAAATGAGATCCACCATATTTCGGAAGGATTCGTGGTAGACACTCATGTAAAAAGAGTTTCTAAAAAGTTAGGTCTTACCAAACAAACAGATCCTGTAAAAGTAGAGAAGGACTTAATGCAAAATGTGCAGTCCGAATATTGGATGGATCTGTCCTTATATTTTATATTTTTAGGAAGAAAATATTGCAAGGCGCATAAGACATTCTGCGAGACTTGTATCCTTAGAAAAGAATGTCCTTCTTCCACATCACCTATAGATTAG
- the rpmB gene encoding 50S ribosomal protein L28, whose protein sequence is MARKCVVTGKGTISGNNVSHSHLKTRRSWKINLIKKRIFLEDENRWVTVRISTRALRTLKKKGIKAAIKDNGESLKALAPKKYVGIQKKAI, encoded by the coding sequence ATGGCCAGAAAATGTGTTGTGACAGGGAAAGGTACGATATCCGGAAACAATGTTTCCCACTCTCACCTTAAAACCCGTAGATCCTGGAAAATCAACCTAATCAAGAAACGTATCTTCTTAGAAGATGAGAATCGTTGGGTAACCGTTCGTATCTCTACTCGTGCTTTAAGAACCCTGAAAAAGAAAGGGATCAAAGCTGCGATCAAAGATAACGGCGAATCACTAAAAGCTCTTGCCCCGAAAAAGTACGTCGGAATCCAAAAAAAGGCAATCTAG
- a CDS encoding TIGR00730 family Rossman fold protein — translation MGRTSLEHEEFLKSIDAFHLRVLAEIDYPQSLFREGKIKDTICIFGSARILSPDECREKETRDLSEVERKLFVKQKEMSVYYEAARKTASLITAWGKEISKDTRRMAVCTGGGPGIMEAANRGAKDAGGPSLGLNIRLPFEQFVNPYVDPEISVEFHYFFMRKLWFLRLSMGVVAFPGGFGTVDELFETLTLIQTGRNNRKIPVILYGTKFWREIFHLESMIDYGLINSEDLELITYCDTPEDVLETLKKKVPLDLE, via the coding sequence ATGGGAAGAACGTCCTTAGAACATGAAGAGTTTTTAAAATCCATAGATGCGTTCCATCTAAGGGTCCTTGCAGAGATTGATTATCCTCAATCATTATTCAGAGAAGGAAAGATCAAGGATACTATCTGCATTTTTGGATCTGCAAGGATCTTAAGTCCGGATGAATGCAGAGAGAAAGAGACCAGAGATCTTTCGGAAGTAGAAAGAAAATTATTCGTAAAACAAAAAGAGATGTCAGTTTACTATGAGGCCGCCAGAAAAACTGCAAGCCTAATCACCGCCTGGGGAAAAGAGATTTCAAAAGATACCAGAAGAATGGCGGTTTGTACGGGTGGCGGGCCTGGCATCATGGAAGCTGCCAACCGAGGAGCAAAAGATGCGGGAGGACCTAGCCTTGGTTTGAACATCAGACTTCCTTTTGAACAATTCGTGAACCCTTATGTGGATCCGGAAATTAGTGTGGAATTTCATTATTTCTTCATGAGAAAACTTTGGTTCCTCCGATTGTCTATGGGAGTAGTGGCTTTTCCGGGGGGATTCGGAACGGTAGACGAGTTATTCGAGACCTTGACCCTGATCCAAACGGGTCGGAATAACCGCAAAATCCCAGTCATCTTGTATGGGACAAAGTTTTGGAGAGAGATATTCCATCTAGAAAGTATGATAGATTACGGACTGATCAATTCCGAAGACTTGGAATTGATCACATACTGTGATACTCCTGAAGATGTTCTGGAAACATTAAAGAAGAAGGTCCCATTGGATTTGGAGTAG
- a CDS encoding aminotransferase class I/II-fold pyridoxal phosphate-dependent enzyme — MDLREFFIEDRLEKFRTEALCNLGESGVRNLDLDTLAEYLSLDLRDLGRLSLADSPNSGRKDLREEISKLYNNVSPDQVLVTTGTGEALFIAFHLLLEKGDLTSLFWPAFQALYEVPRSIGANLQKVDLLPRLESKELGFGKENLNKLFQNSPKLIIFNHPHNPTGIIAEEEDKKELRKLSGNFPNWILFDEHYRFLSDEEDLGWSGLGICENSISTGSITKCFGVMGLRIGWLIGPKDWISKARSMKDYLTHTVSPISEFLTLKLLQNRRVLQSKIRDTLRGNVRTFAQATASTGKLPGVESFKEPRGGVVGFAKLQEGLDSRKFADLLYRKAGVFVLPSADFETEGYIRLGFGETEERFCLGLERWSTLGSDVIALLNR; from the coding sequence GTGGATTTAAGAGAATTTTTCATTGAAGATCGTCTAGAAAAATTTAGGACGGAAGCTCTATGTAATCTGGGAGAAAGCGGGGTCAGAAATCTGGACCTGGACACTCTTGCAGAATATCTGAGTTTAGATTTGAGAGATTTGGGAAGACTCTCTTTGGCAGATTCTCCCAATTCGGGAAGAAAAGATCTAAGAGAAGAAATTTCGAAACTTTATAATAATGTTTCTCCCGATCAGGTTCTGGTGACTACCGGAACAGGAGAAGCACTCTTCATCGCATTTCATTTACTTTTAGAGAAGGGAGATCTTACTTCATTATTCTGGCCTGCGTTTCAGGCATTGTATGAAGTTCCCAGATCTATCGGTGCCAATCTACAAAAAGTGGACCTTCTTCCCAGATTAGAAAGTAAGGAATTAGGATTTGGAAAAGAGAATCTTAACAAATTATTTCAAAATTCTCCCAAGCTTATTATATTCAATCATCCTCATAATCCGACTGGAATCATCGCGGAAGAAGAAGATAAGAAAGAACTTCGAAAACTCTCCGGGAATTTTCCGAATTGGATCTTATTCGATGAACATTATAGATTTCTTTCGGATGAAGAAGATCTGGGTTGGAGTGGCTTGGGCATTTGCGAAAATTCAATTTCTACGGGCTCTATCACAAAATGTTTTGGTGTGATGGGGCTTAGGATTGGTTGGTTAATTGGTCCTAAAGATTGGATTTCCAAAGCTAGGTCCATGAAGGATTATTTGACTCATACTGTTTCTCCAATATCAGAGTTTCTGACTTTGAAACTTCTACAGAATCGTAGAGTGTTGCAGAGTAAGATTCGGGACACCCTCAGGGGGAATGTGCGAACCTTCGCCCAAGCAACCGCGTCGACTGGAAAACTTCCAGGCGTCGAAAGTTTTAAAGAGCCAAGAGGTGGAGTAGTCGGTTTTGCAAAGTTACAAGAAGGTTTAGACTCCAGAAAATTTGCGGATCTGCTATATAGGAAAGCGGGAGTGTTTGTTTTGCCTTCCGCTGATTTTGAAACGGAAGGTTATATTCGGTTAGGATTCGGAGAGACAGAAGAAAGGTTTTGCTTGGGCCTAGAACGCTGGAGCACTTTAGGATCGGATGTAATCGCTCTTTTGAATAGATAA
- a CDS encoding phospho-sugar mutase — protein sequence MSTESHIESWTKSPFSPQVQQEAKAVLDRYKKGETNGLEIEAFTVPLEFGTGGMRGRIGNGIGRMNEFTVGKAALGFSRYLVQKSKKPILVIAYDSRRRSREFAEVTAGVAASFGIKVILFSEVAPTPLLSYAVRYYKATGGVVLTASHNPPEYNGFKAYLSKGEQLAPPDDKKIISLIDKVQDWNEIPFLSSKDPKYKKLVQKAGEDCFSSYLKALKKSGIVSSKVTPKERSQTKLVYSPLHGTGGKYMKKLLQDFGYKNVTLVPEQKDPDGEFPTVKFPNPEEPEALEMSRKLSEKIGADAFIATDPDADRLGIGVKNPKGGYTLLNGNQIGSILAAYLAEKVGSKPKKGKKPVLVKTVVTTDLQAEIAKKNKIALKNVLTGFKFIAEVMGKLDKSKTQYFLFGGEESYGYLPVEFVRDKDSLSSALLLMEVLSEKKDLLSYMDDVYLKYGLYQESLKSLTLEGLAGKKKIQDSLQSLRDNDLIGKSIGKRKVTGFLDFKNKIARGSASKSAFSGLPSSDVIQLELEDQAKLTIRPSGTEPKIKIYSSFKSRTSPKTKTEIPKLTDSLLEELKETESLFLQLAGLS from the coding sequence ATGAGCACAGAATCCCACATAGAATCCTGGACCAAATCCCCGTTTTCTCCCCAGGTACAACAGGAAGCGAAAGCTGTACTGGATAGATACAAAAAGGGAGAAACAAACGGCCTGGAAATCGAGGCATTTACTGTACCCTTAGAATTCGGAACCGGTGGAATGAGGGGAAGGATCGGAAACGGGATCGGTAGAATGAATGAATTCACCGTCGGGAAAGCTGCCCTAGGCTTTTCCAGATATCTGGTCCAAAAGTCCAAAAAACCGATCTTAGTGATCGCGTACGATTCCAGAAGAAGGTCTAGAGAATTTGCAGAGGTCACAGCTGGAGTGGCAGCATCATTCGGGATCAAAGTGATCTTATTCTCAGAAGTAGCTCCTACACCGTTACTCTCTTATGCAGTTCGTTATTATAAAGCGACAGGTGGTGTGGTCTTAACGGCATCACATAACCCTCCTGAATACAATGGGTTCAAGGCATATCTTTCTAAAGGAGAACAGCTCGCTCCTCCGGACGATAAAAAGATCATCTCTCTCATCGACAAAGTCCAAGACTGGAATGAGATCCCGTTTCTTTCTTCTAAGGACCCGAAATACAAGAAGCTCGTCCAAAAAGCGGGAGAAGATTGTTTTTCTTCCTATCTGAAAGCTCTTAAAAAATCAGGGATCGTATCTTCTAAGGTTACTCCAAAAGAAAGATCCCAAACCAAATTAGTATATTCTCCTCTCCATGGAACCGGAGGAAAATATATGAAGAAGCTACTACAAGACTTCGGATACAAAAATGTGACTCTGGTCCCGGAACAAAAAGATCCGGACGGCGAATTTCCTACAGTCAAATTCCCGAATCCGGAAGAACCGGAAGCTCTGGAAATGAGCAGAAAACTTTCTGAAAAGATCGGGGCAGACGCATTTATAGCAACTGACCCAGATGCGGACAGACTTGGGATTGGAGTCAAAAATCCTAAGGGAGGATACACACTTCTAAATGGAAATCAGATCGGTTCCATTCTAGCTGCATACTTAGCGGAGAAGGTAGGCTCTAAACCTAAAAAAGGAAAAAAACCGGTTCTTGTAAAAACCGTAGTAACCACCGACCTACAAGCTGAGATTGCAAAGAAAAACAAGATCGCACTTAAGAATGTTCTAACAGGTTTCAAGTTTATCGCAGAAGTAATGGGAAAACTAGACAAGAGCAAAACCCAGTATTTTCTATTCGGAGGAGAAGAATCCTACGGTTATCTTCCGGTGGAATTTGTAAGAGATAAAGATAGTTTGTCTTCCGCACTTCTACTCATGGAAGTTCTATCCGAAAAAAAAGACCTTCTATCCTATATGGATGATGTGTATCTGAAGTATGGATTGTACCAAGAAAGTCTAAAGTCTTTAACCTTAGAAGGACTTGCAGGCAAAAAAAAGATCCAAGATTCATTACAATCACTCCGTGACAACGACCTGATCGGAAAATCGATCGGCAAAAGAAAGGTCACAGGATTTTTAGATTTTAAGAATAAGATCGCAAGGGGAAGCGCATCTAAATCTGCGTTTTCGGGTCTTCCTTCCTCGGATGTGATCCAATTAGAATTAGAAGATCAGGCAAAGCTAACTATCCGTCCCTCTGGGACTGAACCTAAGATCAAAATTTATTCTTCTTTCAAGAGCAGGACTTCTCCTAAGACTAAAACTGAGATCCCAAAACTCACAGACAGTTTATTAGAAGAATTGAAAGAAACAGAGTCCTTATTTTTACAATTGGCTGGTTTATCATGA